Proteins encoded in a region of the Suricata suricatta isolate VVHF042 chromosome 10, meerkat_22Aug2017_6uvM2_HiC, whole genome shotgun sequence genome:
- the LOC115305338 gene encoding uncharacterized protein LOC115305338: MAPHGCAFPSSEKPRVGWSSSASGFQTPRGRATKGPASGPTRAPLGPPPAVRPGARSSPRSRAEARLRGAGFPLPRRPPASPSWRSSPPANFICAYPPAEVPGFSSFPRCPRPWSAFSSFSSRSLDVRLQLETPRKSDFLVLVPLFPPLAAPLSGSALTFLSVSQAGVAAGSLAFLIWIPREEVGVVISHTVGADAGKLNSWRGRHAVLEHSACLQTYSTSAGGRTSQSQRLSLLPD; the protein is encoded by the exons ATGGCCCCGCACGGTTGC GCTTTCCCTTCCTCTGAGAAGCCCCGAGTCGGCTGGTCTTCGTCCGCTTCCGGCTTCCAGACGCCCAGGGGGCGGGCCACCAAGGGGCCGGCCTCCGGCCCGACCCGCGCTCCGCTGGGCCCGCCCCCGGCCGTGCGTCCAG GTGCGCGCTCCTCCCCGCGCTCCCGGGCGGAGGCTCGGCTCCGGGGCGCCGGCTTCCCGCTCCCCCGCCGCCCGCCCGCCTCTCCGAGCTGGCGCTCCAGCCCGCCGGCAAACTTCATCTGCGCTTACCCGCCCGCCGAGGTGCCCGGCTTTAGTTCTTTCCCGCGTTGCCCGCGACCCTGGTCAGCCTTCTCTTCGTTTTCCTCTCGGTCCCTGGACGTCAGGCTCCAGCTCGAGACTCCAAGGAAGTCCGATTTCTTAGTCCTTGTCCCTCTGTTCCCACCCCTGGCCGCTCCACTATCTGGCTCCGCTCTgactttcctttctgtttctcaggCAGGGGTAGCTGCCGGCTCCCTCGCATTTCTCATTTGGATCCCGAGGGAGGAGGTAGGAGTAGTCATTTCCCACACAGTTGGCGCCGACGCTGGGAAACTGAATTCTTGGAGGGGCAGGCACGCGGTTTTGGAGCATTCTGCGTGCTTACAGACGTACTCCACGTCCGCCGGAGGACGGACGTCGCAGTCCCAGCGCCTTAGTCTCCTTCCTGACTAG